From a region of the Candidatus Woesearchaeota archaeon genome:
- a CDS encoding DUF1931 domain-containing protein, producing MSVIVKAKIKDVAKGFNVSGDFADTLSNKVEQLIKDACSRAEANGRKTVMAKDL from the coding sequence ATGTCAGTCATTGTAAAAGCTAAAATAAAAGATGTTGCGAAAGGATTTAATGTTAGCGGTGATTTTGCCGATACATTGAGCAACAAAGTTGAGCAGTTAATAAAAGATGCTTGTTCAAGAGCAGAAGCCAATGGACGAAAAACAGTAATGGCAAAAGATCTTTGA